One Dioscorea cayenensis subsp. rotundata cultivar TDr96_F1 chromosome 15, TDr96_F1_v2_PseudoChromosome.rev07_lg8_w22 25.fasta, whole genome shotgun sequence genomic region harbors:
- the LOC120277269 gene encoding G-type lectin S-receptor-like serine/threonine-protein kinase At4g27290, whose protein sequence is MAAMMQMQMLILISLSALFGRLSISTDTLSPGQPLHDGQTLVSAVGTFALGFFSPTGSKNRYVGIWYNKLPVQTVVWVANRGNPIAADANGTMELNSNGALILNNSQTVVWVASIAVLTNPVAQLLDNGNLVIREANSIEFAWQSFDYPTDTLLSGMKLGWDLRTGLNRNLTAWQNNDDPSPGRYTFSADINGSPQLTLLMDSAKIWRSGPWNGAQFSNTPQPSGLGLFSFANTKDEVYFIYDTIGTDIVGRLTVNHTGILQWFVWIKKANEWSITWYVPQTQCDSSFPCGPNAICDINSSPMCQCLQGFVPKSPANWALRNTTSGCVRRMALDCKNKTDGFLTITPAILPDTSTAIVDKTINFTQCKEKCLANCSCTGFASADIRGTGCIMWMKDLVGLGTASYEGGDFYVRLAAADIASPTPAKGLAKAKVTIITVLSGAALVILLISFFAWRKKKMNRRALAALEKGIKEDDEIELPQLQWSTLMEATDNFAETNILGKGGFGSVYKGKLAEGCEIAVKRLSKNSAQGIDEFKNEVILIAKLQHRSLVRLLGYCIQGDERILVYEYMPNGSLDAFLFDIVPNRVRVHLDWPTRFHIIIGIARGLLYLHQDSRLRIIHRDLKASNILLDSAMNPKISDFGLARIFGENETITKTRKVVGTHGYMAPEYALDGIFSVKSDVFSFGVLILEIISGQRNRVFISTPHLYLLGNAWSLWNEGNALDLMDPLISDPFPVAQVMRCINIGLLCVQGKPEDRPIMSSVVFMLGNDDASLAKPKAPGFKAILTGELESTPNHVELHSFNNFTFTEQIGR, encoded by the exons ATGGCTGCCATGATGCAAATGCAAATGTTGATACTCATATCTCTTTCTGCTCTCTTTGGCCGTCTCTCAATCTCAACTGACACCTTAAGCCCCGGTCAGCCTCTCCATGATGGCCAAACACTAGTCTCGGCCGTAGGAACCTTCGCCTTAGGATTCTTCAGCCCAACTGGATCAAAGAACAGGTACGTGGGCATATGGTACAATAAGCTCCCAGTCCAAACAGTAGTCTGGGTTGCCAACCGCGGAAACCCTATAGCTGCTGACGCCAACGGAACCATGGAACTCAACAGCAATGGCGCTCTGATCTTAAATAATAGCCAAACAGTAGTCTGGGTTGCCTCCATAGCGGTGCTCACCAATCCTGTGGCACAGCTCTTAGATAATGGTAACCTTGTGATCAGAGAAGCCAACAGCATCGAGTTCGCTTGGCAGAGCTTTGACTACCCAACCGACACCCTTCTCTCGGGCATGAAGCTGGGATGGGACTTGAGAACTGGTCTTAACCGCAATCTAACTGCCTGGCAAAACAATGACGATCCATCTCCAGGGCGCTACACCTTTTCAGCGGACATCAACGGAAGTCCTCAGCTTACTCTTTTGATGGATTCAGCTAAGATATGGCGGTCAGGGCCATGGAATGGTGCTCAGTTCAGCAATACACCACAACCGTCCGGCTTGGGCTTATTCAGTTTCGCTAACACGAAAGACGAGGTCTACTTCATTTATGACACAATTGGTACAGACATTGTAGGCCGGTTGACGGTGAACCATACAGGCATCTTGCAATGGTTCGTGTGGATCAAGAAGGCCAATGAGTGGAGCATCACATGGTACGTGCCCCAAACTCAGTGCGATTCGTCCTTCCCCTGCGGGCCTAACGCCATCTGTGACATCAACAGCTCGCCCATGTGCCAGTGCTTGCAAGGGTTCGTTCCCAAATCTCCGGCCAATTGGGCTCTTAGGAATACCACGTCTGGCTGTGTGCGCCGCATGGCGTTGGACTGCAAAAATAAAACCGACGGCTTCTTGACTATCACCCCAGCTATATTACCAGACACGTCGACGGCCATCGTCGACAAGACTATAAACTTCACTCAATGCAAAGAGAAGTGTTTGGCAAACTGCTCTTGTACGGGCTTTGCCAGTGCGGACATCCGCGGAACCGGGTGCATTATGTGGATGAAGGATCTCGTCGGCCTCGGAACAGCATCTTATGAAGGAGGGGATTTCTATGTCCGACTAGCCGCTGCAGATATAG CTAGCCCAACTCCGGCGAAAGGTCTGGCCAAAGCAAAGGTTACAATCATCACTGTCTTGTCAGGGGCGGCACTGGTAATTTTACTCATTAGCTTCTTTGCatggagaaagaaaaagatgaaccGGAGAG CTCTTGCTGCACTTGAGAAAGGCataaaagaagatgatgaaatagAGCTACCACAACTTCAATGGTCCACTTTAATGGAAGCCACCGATAACTTTGCTGAAACAAACATTCTTGGAAAAGGTGGATTTGGCTCAGTTTACAAG GGAAAGCTAGCTGAGGGATGTGAGATAGCAGTGAAAAGACTCTCTAAAAATTCCGCTCAAGGCATTGATGAGTTCAAGAATGAAGTCATTTTGATTGCAAAGCTTCAACACCGTAGCCTTGTGCGGCTTTTGGGATATTGCATTCAAGGTGATGAAAGGATTCTTGTCTATGAGTACATGCCTAATGGGAGTTTGGATGCATTTCTATTTG ATATTGTTCCAAACCGAGTAAGAGTGCATTTGGATTGGCCAACACGCTTTCATATCATCATTGGCATTGCTCGAGGTCTTTTATACCTTCATCAAGACTCAAGATTAAGGATCATTCATAGGGATCTCAAGGCTAGTAACATTCTTCTTGACAGTGCAATGAACCCTAAAATCTCAGATTTTGGATTGGCTAGAATTTTTGGTGAAAATGAGACTATAACCAAGACAAGGAAAGTAGTCGGTACACA TGGATATATGGCTCCGGAATATGCATTAGATGGGATTTTTTCAGTAAAGTCTGATGTGTTTAGCTTTGGGGTATTGATTTTGGAAATCATAAGTGGCCAAAGGAATAGGGTGTTTATCTCAACACCACACCTTTATCTTCTCGGGAAT GCTTGGAGCTTATGGAACGAAGGGAATGCTTTGGATTTGATGGATCCATTAATTAGTGATCCATTTCCAGTGGCTCAAGTCATGAGATGTATAAATATAGGTCTTTTATGTGTTCAAGGGAAACCTGAAGATAGGCCAATTATGTCATCAGTGGTTTTTATGCTGGGCAATGATGACGCATCATTAGCAAAACCTAAAGCACCCGGTTTTAAGGCTATTCTTACTGGTGAATTAGAATCAACCCCTAATCATGTTGAGTTGCATTCTTTCAATAATTTCACATTTACGGAGCAAATAGGTCGATAG